The following coding sequences are from one Humulus lupulus chromosome X, drHumLupu1.1, whole genome shotgun sequence window:
- the LOC133807429 gene encoding stromal cell-derived factor 2-like protein, with protein sequence MAIGFFALALFLFLNLDLDNGYVSSANAATSEGVEITYGTVLKLMHERTKFRLHSHDVPYGSGSGQQSVTGFPNVDDANSYWIVRPIPETSAKQGDSIEGGTVIRLQHMRTRKWLHSHMHASPITGNQEVSCFGGENESDTGDHWRLLIEGSGKTWKQNQRIRLQHIDTGAMLHSHDKKYTRIAGGQQEVCSVAEKRPDNVWLAAEGVYLPVTETK encoded by the exons ATGGCTATTGGTTTCTTTGCTCTTGCTCTTTTCCTTTTTCTCAACCTCGATCTCGATAACGGCTACGTTTCCTCGGCTAATGCGGCCACTTCTGAGGGTgtcgag ATTACTTATGGGACGGTGCTTAAGCTGATGCACGAGAGGACCAAATTTCGATTGCATTCGCATGACGTGCCCTATGGTTCTGGTAGTGGGCAACAATCAGTTACTGGTTTTCCCAATGTTGACGATGCCAATAGCTATTGG ATTGTTAGGCCAATACCTGAAACTTCTGCTAAACAAGGTGATTCCATCGAAGGTGGCACAGTCATTAGGCTGCAACACATGCGGACTAGGAAATGGCTACACAGCCATATGCACGCATCCCCAATTACAGGAAACCAAGAG GTAAGCTGCTTTGGGGGGGAGAATGAGTCTGACACTGGTGATCACTGGAG GCTTCTGATCGAAGGGAGTGGGAAGACCTGGAAGCAAAATCAAAGGATTCGCCTTCAGCACATTGACACGGGTGCCATGCTACATAGTCATGACAAAAAGTATACACGCATAGCTGGAGGGCAGCAGGAG GTTTGTTCTGTCGCAGAAAAGCGTCCAGACAATGTTTGGTTGGCAGCTGAAGGCGTCTACCTCCCTGTCACTGAAACCAAGTAG